In Carya illinoinensis cultivar Pawnee chromosome 7, C.illinoinensisPawnee_v1, whole genome shotgun sequence, the following are encoded in one genomic region:
- the LOC122314956 gene encoding uncharacterized protein LOC122314956, with translation MGFEESRDIKLLGLRVSPKHRRSKSFPDKRRVEEDGIDSSLKASERIKLDLGHLKNIKTKKKQSGKAEVNNSLRQEILQLEKGLKYQFEVRHALEKALGYSSSSHEKITEILMPKVIYILQTRKALCVCL, from the exons ATGGGGTTTGAGGAGAGTAGAGATATTAAACTGCTTGGACTGAGAGTGAGCCCAAAGCACAGGCGTTCAAAGAG CTTTCCTGATAAGAGAAGGGTGGAGGAAGATGGCATCGATAGTTCCCTTAAGGCCTCTGAACGTATAAAGCTG GATTTGGGgcacttaaaaaatattaaaaccaaGAAGAAACAATCTGGCAAGGCTGAAGTTAATAATTCTTTGAGGCAAGAG ATTCTGCAACTTGAGAAGGGATTAAAATACCAATTTGAGGTTCGCCATGCTTTGGAAAAGGCGTTGGGTTATAGTTCTTCCTCTCATGAGAAGATAACTGAAATCTTAATGCCCAAGGTAATCTACATCTTACAAACAAGAAAAGCATTGTGTGTGtgtctgtga